Proteins encoded by one window of Akkermansia muciniphila ATCC BAA-835:
- a CDS encoding N-acetylmuramoyl-L-alanine amidase family protein: protein MYPTSRTSFAAVLGIVGMFLLTLSTAFGWNPEIINGVQYIPMSEVRTHYKLTRERTEGRQKVYEVPEKIQIRIQARSQEMFMNNMKFVLSYPVADHPSKGLMVSNMDLHKIIDPVLRPTYIANRRSFNTVVIDPGHGGHDSGTRNRISREADINLSVGKKLRDRLKAMGYQVVMTRDTDNFIALQDRVRIANRHNNAIFISIHFNDGGSSARGVETFTLAPAGTSSSMSRNIRHDALQGNAQDSMNIALATAVQGHMLKGPLAIKEGISMVDRGIKRARYSVLCTIKHPAILVEGGFMSNPQEALLIATERYQNFMASSLAAAVHQYRTALGQQVRRTR from the coding sequence ATGTATCCGACCTCTCGCACATCATTTGCAGCCGTGCTCGGCATTGTGGGCATGTTTCTGCTGACGTTGTCCACGGCCTTCGGATGGAATCCGGAAATCATTAATGGAGTGCAGTATATTCCGATGTCCGAAGTGCGCACCCATTACAAACTGACCAGGGAACGCACGGAAGGGCGGCAGAAAGTTTACGAGGTGCCGGAAAAGATTCAAATCCGTATCCAGGCGCGCAGCCAGGAGATGTTCATGAACAACATGAAGTTCGTGCTATCCTATCCTGTGGCTGACCATCCCTCCAAGGGGCTGATGGTTTCCAATATGGACCTGCACAAAATCATTGACCCGGTTCTGCGCCCCACTTACATCGCCAACCGCCGCAGTTTCAACACAGTAGTCATTGATCCCGGCCACGGCGGCCATGACAGCGGCACGCGTAACCGCATCAGCAGGGAAGCGGACATCAACCTTTCTGTGGGCAAAAAGCTGCGCGACCGCCTCAAGGCCATGGGCTACCAGGTGGTCATGACCCGTGACACGGACAACTTCATTGCCCTTCAGGACCGCGTCCGCATTGCCAACAGGCACAATAATGCCATCTTCATCAGCATCCACTTCAATGACGGAGGCTCTTCTGCCCGCGGGGTGGAAACCTTCACGCTGGCGCCCGCGGGCACTTCCTCCTCCATGTCCCGCAATATCCGCCACGACGCCCTGCAGGGCAACGCCCAGGACAGCATGAACATCGCCCTGGCTACAGCCGTCCAGGGGCACATGCTGAAAGGACCGCTTGCCATTAAGGAGGGCATTTCCATGGTTGACCGCGGCATCAAGCGCGCGCGCTATTCCGTGCTGTGTACCATCAAGCATCCCGCCATTCTGGTGGAAGGCGGGTTCATGTCCAACCCGCAGGAGGCCCTGCTCATCGCCACGGAGCGTTATCAGAATTTCATGGCCTCTTCCCTGGCCGCCGCCGTGCACCAGTACCGCACCGCCCTGGGCCAGCAAGTGCGCAGAACGCGCTGA
- the lipB gene encoding lipoyl(octanoyl) transferase LipB: MNIIRIPGLADYQETLRLQEQLVRAHQEDPDRENELLLLEHAGVYTIGRTRNHASLHPGSVLPFPVHEINRGGQATYHGPGQLVGYPITDLNRCGRDLHRYVTTLENTLIETCARFGVQARIREGLVGVWVENRKIASIGVGVKKWIAMHGFALNITRKSLPPFLAITPCGIQGVQMTCLEDEMSSPLPEGNLLKCFGDVFAALWEEKFNRS; the protein is encoded by the coding sequence ATGAACATCATCCGCATTCCCGGCCTGGCAGATTATCAGGAAACCTTGAGGCTCCAGGAACAACTGGTCCGGGCCCATCAGGAAGACCCGGACAGGGAAAACGAACTGTTGCTGCTGGAACATGCCGGAGTTTATACCATCGGGCGTACACGGAACCACGCCAGCCTGCACCCCGGTTCCGTACTTCCCTTTCCCGTTCATGAAATCAACCGCGGCGGCCAGGCTACCTACCACGGCCCCGGCCAGCTGGTCGGATACCCCATTACGGACCTGAACCGCTGCGGCAGGGATCTGCACCGTTACGTCACCACCCTGGAGAACACCCTGATTGAAACCTGTGCCCGGTTCGGCGTGCAGGCCCGCATCCGGGAAGGGCTGGTAGGGGTCTGGGTGGAAAACCGCAAAATAGCCTCCATCGGCGTCGGGGTGAAAAAGTGGATTGCCATGCACGGCTTCGCCCTCAATATAACCCGGAAATCCCTGCCTCCCTTCCTTGCTATTACCCCATGCGGCATCCAGGGCGTGCAAATGACCTGCCTGGAGGATGAAATGTCCTCCCCCCTGCCGGAAGGAAACCTGTTGAAATGTTTCGGAGACGTTTTTGCAGCACTATGGGAAGAAAAATTTAACCGGTCTTAA
- the leuC gene encoding 3-isopropylmalate dehydratase large subunit: MGKTLFQKIWDAHTVGILPDGRTQMFIATHLLHEVTSPQAFGMVRDLGLTVRHPERTFATVDHIIPTDNQAEPFADATADAMIRELRRNCAENGIRFFDLPTGLQGIVHMVGPELGITQPGMTIVCGDSHTATHGAFGAIAMGIGTTQVRDVLATQTLALSPLKVRRINVNGKLAPGVRAKDVALHIIGLLGAKGGLGFAYEYGGEVIDAMSMDERMTLCNMSIEGAARCGYVNPDRTTVEYIKGRLFAPTGADWDKAVERWLGFASDADAEYDEIVEIDGASIEPTLTWGISPDQNTGISGSTPNPSDAADDDERKMINEALEYMKFPADMPLKGLPVQVCFVGSCTNGRISDFREVAALIKGRHVAPGIRALAVPGSQMTARQCEEEGIADIFREAGFEWRLAGCSMCLAMNPDKLQGDQLCASSSNRNFKGRQGSPTGRTLLMSPAMVAAAALTGKVSDAREVFSLN; encoded by the coding sequence ATGGGGAAAACGCTTTTCCAAAAAATCTGGGACGCTCATACCGTCGGCATCCTGCCGGATGGGAGAACGCAAATGTTCATCGCTACGCACCTGCTGCATGAAGTCACCTCTCCGCAGGCTTTCGGAATGGTCCGGGACCTGGGCCTGACTGTGCGCCACCCGGAACGCACCTTTGCCACTGTGGACCACATCATTCCCACAGACAACCAGGCGGAACCGTTCGCGGACGCCACGGCTGACGCCATGATCAGGGAACTGCGCCGGAACTGCGCTGAAAACGGCATCCGCTTTTTCGACCTCCCTACCGGGCTCCAGGGCATCGTGCATATGGTAGGGCCGGAACTCGGCATCACTCAGCCGGGCATGACTATCGTATGCGGAGACTCCCATACGGCCACCCACGGAGCCTTCGGTGCCATTGCCATGGGCATCGGCACCACGCAGGTGCGCGATGTGCTGGCTACGCAGACCCTGGCCCTCAGCCCGCTCAAGGTGCGCCGCATCAATGTGAACGGAAAGCTGGCCCCCGGCGTGCGCGCCAAGGATGTAGCCCTGCACATCATCGGCCTTCTGGGAGCCAAGGGCGGCCTGGGCTTCGCCTACGAATACGGAGGCGAGGTCATTGACGCCATGAGCATGGACGAACGCATGACCCTCTGCAACATGTCCATTGAAGGCGCGGCGCGCTGCGGTTACGTGAACCCTGACCGGACCACGGTGGAATACATCAAAGGACGCCTGTTCGCCCCCACCGGCGCGGACTGGGACAAGGCCGTGGAACGCTGGCTGGGCTTTGCTTCCGACGCAGATGCGGAATATGATGAAATCGTGGAAATTGACGGAGCTTCCATTGAGCCTACATTGACATGGGGCATTTCTCCGGACCAGAATACGGGCATCAGCGGCAGCACTCCCAACCCATCCGACGCAGCGGACGACGATGAACGGAAGATGATCAATGAAGCGCTGGAATACATGAAATTCCCCGCGGACATGCCTCTTAAGGGGCTGCCGGTTCAAGTGTGCTTCGTAGGTTCCTGCACCAATGGGCGCATTTCAGACTTCCGGGAAGTGGCCGCCCTCATCAAGGGTCGCCATGTGGCCCCCGGCATCAGGGCGCTGGCCGTTCCCGGCTCCCAGATGACTGCCCGGCAGTGTGAAGAGGAAGGCATCGCGGACATTTTCCGTGAAGCCGGCTTTGAATGGCGTCTGGCGGGTTGCTCCATGTGCCTGGCCATGAATCCGGACAAGCTCCAGGGTGACCAGCTCTGCGCCAGTTCCTCCAACCGGAACTTCAAGGGCCGGCAGGGAAGCCCCACCGGACGCACCCTGCTGATGAGCCCGGCCATGGTGGCCGCCGCTGCTCTGACCGGGAAAGTCTCCGATGCCCGCGAAGTGTTCTCCCTGAATTAA
- a CDS encoding 3-isopropylmalate dehydratase small subunit, translating to MSLTQFTSITGTCVPVPGPDMDTDRIIPARFLKCITFDELAGVMFWDERFDENGQSKSHPVDDPRFKGASIILGGSNFGCGSSREHAPQTIRRSGIKAVIAESFAEIFFGNSTGIGLPCVCASAADIAALARHISDHPETEVTIDLLNMTASWKEGSFPIRMPAEAREALTRGRWDSIAELLVNMDAVEKKNKELPQVAASC from the coding sequence ATGTCTCTGACCCAATTCACCTCCATCACCGGCACCTGCGTTCCCGTTCCGGGACCGGACATGGACACGGACCGCATCATCCCTGCCCGCTTCCTTAAATGCATCACGTTTGACGAACTGGCGGGAGTCATGTTCTGGGACGAACGCTTCGACGAAAACGGACAATCCAAATCCCACCCGGTGGACGATCCCCGCTTCAAAGGGGCTTCCATCATTTTGGGCGGCTCCAACTTCGGCTGCGGCTCCTCCCGTGAGCATGCCCCGCAGACGATCAGGCGCTCCGGCATCAAAGCCGTCATTGCGGAATCTTTCGCGGAAATCTTTTTCGGCAACAGCACCGGCATCGGTTTGCCCTGCGTGTGCGCGTCTGCCGCCGACATTGCCGCTCTGGCCCGGCACATTTCCGATCACCCGGAAACGGAAGTGACGATTGACCTCCTGAACATGACAGCTTCCTGGAAGGAAGGCTCCTTCCCCATCCGGATGCCGGCGGAAGCCCGCGAAGCCCTGACCCGGGGCCGCTGGGATTCCATTGCGGAACTGCTTGTCAACATGGATGCCGTAGAAAAGAAAAACAAGGAACTGCCCCAGGTCGCAGCCTCCTGCTGA